One genomic segment of Bacillota bacterium includes these proteins:
- a CDS encoding alpha/beta hydrolase family protein, giving the protein MALLELNFYSQSLFSFTSVNVLLPELYSSSDCKEHVDTGAKLQTLYLLHGLNGDHTSWTRRSSIERYAGAYQLAVVMPAVSNSFYSDMAYGSPYFTFVTEELPHVMRYYFPLSDKREDNFVAGLSMGGYGAMKWALAKPETVGAAASLSGAVDIVGLVKSYPQEYAAQTKMIMGDREIEGSCNDLFHLAHEDVKKSVSLPKLIACCGTEDFLHEGNLHFKDKLEKLGIPLEYFEEPGVHEWDFWDRNIQRILSMLPLKKRIYKIEH; this is encoded by the coding sequence GTGGCACTGCTCGAACTTAACTTTTATTCACAAAGCCTTTTTTCATTTACTTCAGTCAATGTTCTGCTGCCGGAGCTTTATTCATCTTCCGATTGCAAAGAACATGTTGATACCGGCGCAAAGCTTCAGACGCTTTACTTGCTGCACGGACTAAACGGCGACCATACCTCCTGGACACGAAGGTCATCTATAGAACGGTATGCCGGGGCATATCAGCTTGCGGTCGTTATGCCGGCGGTTTCGAACAGCTTTTACTCAGATATGGCTTATGGAAGCCCTTATTTCACATTTGTGACGGAAGAACTTCCACATGTGATGCGTTATTACTTTCCGCTTTCAGACAAGCGTGAGGACAACTTTGTTGCCGGCCTTTCGATGGGCGGTTACGGAGCGATGAAGTGGGCGCTTGCGAAGCCTGAAACCGTGGGTGCGGCGGCAAGCCTTTCCGGCGCGGTGGATATAGTTGGTCTTGTTAAAAGCTATCCGCAAGAATATGCGGCGCAGACAAAAATGATAATGGGAGATAGAGAGATTGAGGGAAGCTGTAACGATCTGTTCCACCTCGCGCATGAGGATGTAAAAAAAAGTGTGTCGCTTCCGAAGCTTATCGCATGCTGCGGCACTGAGGATTTCCTGCATGAGGGCAACCTTCATTTTAAGGATAAGCTTGAAAAACTGGGCATTCCGCTTGAATATTTTGAAGAGCCGGGCGTCCATGAGTGGGATTTCTGGGACAGGAACATACAGCGGATACTTTCTATGCTGCCGCTTAAAAAAAGG
- a CDS encoding HAD family phosphatase: MSIKNIIFDIGRVLLHFDKPEFLRTFGFEGEELEKVNRAIFLNPAWDDYDRGLYETDELLRQYLSKCAPSLEKEIRKVLCDGWFFDMMSPIDETVKLFWELKKRYSVYLLSNFPKEPYERCEKAFDFLSGADGKVISYEIGLIKPDEGIYQILIEKYGLRPEECVFMDDTKENIETARKLGFNGFVFSNADDARKQLENYGIIL; this comes from the coding sequence ATGTCGATTAAAAATATAATATTTGACATTGGTCGTGTGCTGCTTCATTTCGACAAGCCCGAATTCTTAAGAACTTTTGGCTTTGAAGGGGAAGAATTAGAAAAAGTAAATCGCGCTATATTTTTAAATCCCGCGTGGGACGATTATGACCGCGGTTTGTATGAAACGGACGAGCTTTTGCGGCAATATCTTTCAAAATGTGCGCCGTCACTTGAAAAAGAGATCCGAAAGGTGCTCTGCGACGGCTGGTTTTTTGATATGATGAGTCCGATAGACGAAACGGTGAAACTCTTCTGGGAATTAAAAAAGCGCTATTCCGTCTATCTTTTATCGAATTTTCCGAAAGAACCGTATGAACGGTGTGAAAAGGCGTTCGATTTTTTATCCGGCGCGGACGGGAAGGTCATATCATACGAGATCGGGCTGATCAAGCCGGATGAAGGGATATATCAGATCCTCATCGAAAAGTATGGCTTACGCCCCGAAGAATGCGTCTTTATGGACGATACGAAAGAAAATATTGAAACCGCAAGAAAGCTTGGATTTAACGGCTTTGTTTTCTCGAATGCGGACGACGCAAGAAAGCAGCTTGAAAATTATGGGATAATTCTTTAA